The Saccharopolyspora gloriosae genome window below encodes:
- a CDS encoding DUF6879 family protein: protein MADLTGAPGRIASGDRLTLDEYADDFNERFWRPRNTGAWKFERAQTFRQPESASWNAFHDGNWELSLRLLEQRRPALQDYFDRVSAHGFFVRRVRVVEEPLSSYLVWELNSLLIRHQCGASVSIVDAGALEAHERDVALPEIFVIGPDTVYEVRYDSDGVAEGAVRYVDERTAQRWANFIDRLHRAGEPIDAYFDREVAGLRPAECTTPTA, encoded by the coding sequence ATGGCTGACCTGACCGGCGCTCCCGGCCGAATTGCCTCCGGGGACAGGTTGACGCTCGATGAATACGCCGACGACTTCAACGAGCGCTTCTGGAGGCCCCGGAACACCGGAGCGTGGAAATTCGAACGCGCGCAGACCTTCCGGCAGCCGGAAAGCGCCAGCTGGAATGCGTTCCACGACGGGAATTGGGAGCTGTCGCTGCGGTTGCTCGAACAGCGGCGGCCGGCGCTCCAGGACTACTTCGACCGCGTCTCCGCACACGGGTTCTTCGTGCGCCGGGTCCGAGTGGTGGAGGAGCCGCTCAGCTCCTACCTCGTCTGGGAGCTGAACTCGTTGCTCATCCGCCATCAGTGCGGAGCGTCGGTCAGCATCGTCGACGCGGGCGCGCTGGAAGCGCACGAGCGCGATGTCGCGCTGCCGGAGATCTTCGTGATCGGTCCGGACACCGTCTACGAGGTCCGCTACGACTCCGACGGCGTCGCCGAAGGTGCGGTCCGGTACGTCGACGAGCGGACCGCCCAGCGCTGGGCGAACTTCATCGACCGGCTGCACCGGGCAGGCGAGCCGATCGACGCTTACTTCGACCGGGAAGTGGCGGGGTTGCGGCCCGCGGAGTGCACGACTCCCACCGCCTGA
- a CDS encoding transketolase family protein has protein sequence MSTPTKKRLTTSAMIASFADPGQPTSSAPFGHALAALAEQDQRIVGLTADLGKYTDMHVFAEAHPDRFFQMGMAEQLLFGAAAGMAEVGLVPFASTYSVFAARRAYDFLCLDIAEPNLNVNIIGGLPGLTTGYGPSHQATEDIAIFRGMPNLTIVDPCDSVDIEQAVPQLAAADGPTYLRLLRGKVPTVLDEYDYEFRLGKASVLRGGNDVVFVSSGLMTMRALQAAQDLAEHGVDVSVVHSPTIKPFDAETVLRETRGDRLVVTLENHTVVGGLFETLAAEMAKVGEQQRVVPIALPDRFLDAGALPTLHERYGLARGSIVSKVLAELA, from the coding sequence ATGAGCACCCCCACCAAGAAGCGCCTGACGACCTCGGCGATGATCGCGTCCTTCGCCGACCCCGGCCAGCCGACGAGCTCCGCGCCGTTCGGGCACGCGCTGGCGGCGCTGGCCGAGCAGGACCAGCGGATCGTCGGCCTCACCGCCGACCTCGGCAAGTACACCGACATGCACGTGTTCGCCGAAGCGCACCCCGACCGCTTCTTCCAGATGGGCATGGCCGAGCAGCTGCTGTTCGGCGCCGCGGCGGGCATGGCCGAGGTCGGCCTGGTGCCGTTCGCCTCCACCTACAGCGTGTTCGCGGCGCGGCGGGCCTACGACTTCCTGTGCCTGGACATCGCCGAACCGAACCTCAACGTCAACATCATCGGCGGACTCCCCGGGCTCACCACGGGTTACGGACCGAGCCACCAGGCGACGGAGGACATCGCGATCTTCCGCGGAATGCCGAACCTGACGATCGTCGACCCCTGCGACTCGGTGGACATCGAGCAGGCCGTGCCGCAGCTCGCGGCCGCCGACGGCCCGACGTACCTGCGGCTGCTGCGCGGCAAGGTGCCGACGGTGCTCGACGAGTACGACTACGAGTTCCGGCTGGGCAAGGCTTCCGTGCTGCGCGGCGGGAACGACGTCGTGTTCGTCTCCAGCGGCCTGATGACGATGCGCGCGCTGCAGGCCGCGCAGGACCTCGCCGAGCACGGCGTAGACGTCTCGGTGGTGCACAGCCCCACCATCAAGCCGTTCGACGCGGAGACCGTGCTGCGCGAGACCCGCGGGGACCGCCTCGTGGTGACGCTGGAGAACCACACCGTCGTCGGCGGCCTCTTCGAGACCCTGGCCGCGGAAATGGCCAAGGTGGGCGAGCAGCAGCGCGTCGTGCCGATCGCACTGCCGGACCGGTTCCTCGACGCCGGCGCCCTGCCGACCCTGCACGAGCGCTACGGCTTGGCCCGGGGCTCGATCGTGTCGAAGGTCCTCGCCGAACTCGCCTGA
- a CDS encoding transketolase has protein sequence MTAVSASRTEGLDLAARADRVREAAYRMRHHMLDMGEVQGQGYVGQALGVADMLAVTYVDQLRLKPEDPHWEQRDRFLLSTGHYAIALYAALAEAGIVPVDELDTYGSDGSRLPMSGMASYTPGMEISGGSLGHGLTVAVGMALGLRLRSSSSRVFNFLSDGELDEGSTWEAAMGAKHHGLGGLTAMVDMNALQADGRTESVLSIEPAEEKWAACGWFTQRVDGNDVEALLAAFDAAAEQAEPHGTPSVILCDTKIGRGVPLLETREKAHFMRIDEHEWQQCRDQLTAGFEGASA, from the coding sequence ATGACCGCTGTGAGCGCGTCACGCACGGAAGGGCTCGACCTCGCCGCGCGGGCGGATCGGGTGCGCGAAGCCGCGTACCGGATGCGCCACCACATGCTCGACATGGGCGAGGTGCAGGGCCAGGGCTACGTCGGCCAGGCGCTCGGCGTCGCCGACATGCTCGCGGTGACCTACGTGGACCAGCTGCGGCTGAAGCCGGAGGATCCGCACTGGGAGCAGCGGGACCGGTTCCTGCTGTCCACCGGCCACTACGCCATCGCGCTGTACGCGGCGCTGGCGGAGGCCGGGATCGTCCCCGTCGACGAACTCGACACCTACGGCTCGGACGGCTCGCGGCTGCCGATGTCCGGCATGGCCTCCTACACGCCCGGCATGGAGATCTCCGGCGGCTCGCTCGGCCACGGGCTCACCGTCGCCGTCGGGATGGCGCTGGGGTTGCGGCTGCGGTCGTCGTCCTCGCGGGTCTTCAACTTCCTCTCCGACGGGGAGCTCGACGAGGGCTCCACCTGGGAGGCGGCGATGGGCGCGAAGCACCACGGGCTCGGCGGGCTGACCGCGATGGTCGACATGAACGCGTTGCAGGCCGACGGCAGGACGGAGTCGGTCCTCAGCATCGAACCCGCCGAGGAGAAGTGGGCCGCGTGCGGCTGGTTCACCCAGCGCGTCGACGGCAACGACGTGGAAGCGCTGCTGGCCGCCTTCGACGCCGCCGCCGAGCAGGCCGAACCGCACGGCACGCCGTCGGTGATCCTCTGCGACACCAAGATCGGCCGCGGTGTTCCGCTGCTGGAGACCCGCGAGAAGGCCCACTTCATGCGGATCGACGAGCACGAGTGGCAGCAGTGCCGCGACCAGCTCACCGCCGGTTTCGAAGGAGCGAGCGCATGA
- a CDS encoding MFS transporter yields the protein MSAAPTAARRDDPTKVSVASMIGTAVESYDFFIYGTASAAYFGSVFFHTGNELLGVLASFATLAVGFFFRPLGGYLAGHYGDRLGRKTVLMWSLAIMGLGTVLIGVLPTYAQAGLLAPVLLILLRIVQGIGFGAEWGGAVLMSVEHAPARKRGLFGAVPQIGIPAGLLLANGAFLASEAVFEGDWVWRVPFLLSIVMVGAGMFIRMKVSESPDFTAMKDRGEIHKAPALEVLRRDWRAILKIVALRLAETGGYYITTSFMLSYVVLAGLTDKQNVLIGTIVGSALGLLSHLLFGALSDRIGRKPVFLLGAVFTIAFGVPMFLLVNTGAGIAVVVAVSLGLLLSHDPIFAVESSWFSEQFPRDVRSSGISLGYNGASMVAGLLPFLATALYGGMGWIGPALLFVLLGVISTVAAAFTAETAPAKLTEPDRVPA from the coding sequence ATGTCCGCTGCGCCCACCGCCGCCCGGCGCGACGACCCGACGAAGGTGTCGGTCGCGTCGATGATCGGCACCGCGGTCGAGAGCTACGACTTCTTCATCTACGGCACCGCTTCCGCGGCGTACTTCGGGTCGGTGTTCTTCCACACCGGCAACGAACTCCTGGGCGTGCTGGCCTCGTTCGCCACGCTCGCCGTGGGCTTCTTCTTCCGCCCGCTGGGCGGATACCTCGCCGGGCACTACGGCGACCGGCTGGGACGCAAGACGGTGCTGATGTGGTCGCTGGCGATCATGGGCTTGGGCACGGTGCTGATCGGCGTGCTGCCCACCTACGCGCAGGCCGGGCTGCTGGCTCCGGTGCTGCTGATCCTGCTGCGCATCGTGCAGGGCATCGGGTTCGGCGCCGAATGGGGCGGCGCGGTGCTGATGTCGGTGGAGCACGCGCCCGCACGCAAGCGGGGCTTGTTCGGCGCGGTCCCGCAGATCGGTATCCCCGCCGGGCTGCTGCTGGCCAACGGCGCGTTCCTGGCTTCGGAGGCCGTGTTCGAGGGCGACTGGGTGTGGCGGGTGCCGTTCCTGCTGTCGATCGTGATGGTCGGCGCGGGCATGTTCATCCGGATGAAGGTCTCCGAGTCGCCGGACTTCACCGCGATGAAGGACCGCGGCGAGATCCACAAGGCCCCGGCGCTGGAGGTGCTGCGCCGCGACTGGCGGGCCATCCTCAAGATCGTGGCGCTGCGGCTGGCGGAGACCGGCGGCTACTACATCACCACCAGCTTCATGCTCTCCTACGTGGTGCTCGCCGGGCTGACCGACAAGCAGAACGTGCTGATCGGCACCATCGTCGGTTCCGCGCTGGGACTGCTGAGCCACCTGCTGTTCGGCGCGCTGTCGGACCGGATCGGGCGCAAGCCGGTGTTCCTGCTGGGTGCGGTGTTCACCATCGCCTTCGGCGTCCCGATGTTCCTGCTGGTCAACACCGGCGCGGGCATCGCCGTGGTCGTCGCGGTGTCGCTGGGGCTGCTGCTGAGCCACGACCCGATCTTCGCGGTGGAGTCGTCGTGGTTCTCCGAGCAGTTCCCCCGCGACGTCCGTTCCTCGGGGATTTCGCTCGGCTACAACGGCGCGTCGATGGTGGCGGGACTGCTGCCGTTCCTGGCGACCGCGCTCTACGGCGGTATGGGCTGGATCGGGCCCGCGCTGCTGTTCGTGCTGCTGGGCGTGATCTCCACCGTCGCCGCCGCGTTCACCGCCGAGACCGCCCCCGCGAAGCTCACCGAGCCGGACCGCGTTCCGGCCTGA
- a CDS encoding NAD(P)-dependent oxidoreductase: MGEPDVVFVGIGAIGRHMASRLVAAGRTTTAVDPTPSAREWAAAQGIPAVASMAEAPRAEFVVVMVATPDQLAALVDEALTRADLDGQRWIVMSTVGPDAVREQGARLTAAGALVLDVPVTGGVARARTGELTLFAAGNRSTVEFARPVLDCFGSVREVGERVGDGQSIKVVNQHLCSVHIVAAAEALSLAGELGLDREQVLSLVEGGAAGSWMLSDRGPRMVQGTDVEVTSTIGIFVKDSNLVADAARQADADTPLLDLARERYERAADAGLGARDDSRVIETYTSA; the protein is encoded by the coding sequence ATGGGCGAACCCGACGTGGTGTTCGTGGGAATCGGCGCCATCGGCAGGCACATGGCGAGCAGGCTGGTCGCCGCGGGCCGCACGACCACGGCGGTGGATCCGACGCCGAGCGCACGGGAATGGGCCGCGGCGCAAGGGATTCCGGCGGTCGCGTCGATGGCGGAGGCTCCCCGCGCGGAGTTCGTCGTGGTCATGGTCGCCACTCCCGACCAGCTCGCCGCGCTCGTCGACGAAGCGCTCACCCGCGCCGACCTGGACGGGCAGCGCTGGATCGTGATGAGCACCGTCGGCCCCGACGCGGTCCGCGAGCAGGGCGCCCGCCTCACGGCGGCCGGAGCGCTGGTGCTGGACGTGCCGGTCACCGGCGGCGTCGCGCGGGCCCGCACCGGTGAGCTCACCCTGTTCGCCGCCGGGAACCGGTCCACAGTGGAGTTCGCGCGCCCGGTGCTGGACTGCTTCGGCTCGGTGCGCGAAGTCGGCGAGCGGGTCGGCGACGGCCAGTCGATCAAGGTGGTGAACCAGCACCTGTGCTCGGTGCACATCGTCGCCGCGGCCGAAGCGCTGTCGCTGGCCGGTGAGCTCGGACTGGACCGCGAGCAGGTGCTGTCGCTGGTCGAGGGCGGCGCGGCCGGGTCGTGGATGCTCTCCGACCGGGGGCCGCGCATGGTGCAGGGCACCGACGTCGAGGTCACCAGCACCATCGGCATCTTCGTCAAGGACAGCAACCTCGTCGCCGACGCCGCCCGCCAGGCCGATGCCGACACCCCGCTGCTGGACCTCGCGCGGGAGCGCTACGAACGCGCCGCCGACGCCGGATTGGGCGCCCGCGACGACTCCCGGGTGATCGAGACCTACACCTCCGCCTGA
- a CDS encoding FCD domain-containing protein, with amino-acid sequence MGVDLSFLVRSLAEQATPEPGTDLLRLPTERELVASLDISRGTLREQLSMLEMLGFLTRTQGRGSYLGVPDSSFIQLYFDLSSELGQLGGGQFRSAREMLEISMTEAAARLATADDVDVLRGLVDEMVRASAAGEDERALEADLDFHRHLCTVVNNPIFTLLHDGLSHVLRDEVVDRRRIAVEREPLRPGENRVIDTVHYGIVDAVENRDGEGARSAMRHHFEVWSSLTGEA; translated from the coding sequence GTGGGTGTGGATCTGTCGTTCCTGGTGCGCAGCCTGGCCGAACAGGCGACGCCGGAGCCGGGCACGGACCTGCTGCGCCTGCCCACGGAACGGGAACTGGTCGCCTCCCTCGACATCAGCCGCGGCACGCTGCGCGAGCAGCTGTCGATGCTGGAGATGCTGGGCTTCCTGACCCGCACCCAAGGCCGGGGTTCCTACCTGGGCGTGCCGGACTCGAGCTTCATCCAGCTGTACTTCGACCTCTCCAGCGAGCTGGGCCAGCTCGGCGGCGGCCAGTTCCGCTCGGCGCGCGAGATGCTGGAGATCTCGATGACGGAGGCCGCCGCCCGCCTGGCGACGGCCGACGACGTGGACGTGCTGCGCGGGCTGGTGGACGAGATGGTGCGCGCCAGCGCGGCAGGTGAGGACGAACGCGCGCTGGAAGCGGACCTGGACTTCCACCGCCACCTGTGCACCGTGGTGAACAACCCGATCTTCACGTTGCTGCACGACGGGCTCAGCCACGTGCTGCGCGACGAGGTCGTGGACCGCCGCCGCATCGCCGTCGAGCGGGAACCGCTGCGGCCGGGCGAGAACCGCGTCATCGACACCGTCCACTACGGAATCGTCGACGCCGTCGAGAACCGCGACGGCGAAGGCGCTCGCTCGGCGATGCGCCACCACTTCGAGGTGTGGTCCTCGCTGACCGGCGAGGCCTGA
- a CDS encoding GMC family oxidoreductase codes for MYDTIIIGAGSAGAALAARLTEDEQRRVLVLEAGPDYRSAETPPEIQGVEPGKHRLVEQLAHSHTFPRLQASRSAVQEPASYPRGRGVGGSSAVNGLFAIRPTVEDLDGWAANGCTGWSHREVLPLLRKLEDDQDFGTEAHHGADGPIPVLRPRREDFATVDSALDQVTERMGHPWAPDHNAPGATGVSPYAYNGSGGRRVSTNDAYLEPARERPGLHVVGGALVDRILIGGGRATGVRAIVDGEVTEFHADEVVVSAGAVHSPAILQRSGIGPAAELRELGIEPVVDLPVGRGLQDHAAMMLVLGLHEPPDYRGLPARGQLFLRFTTGVGEDVNDGVIATPGALGEGIPVAGIVGWNNRASSTGRVRLTSTDPSIDPAVELNLLADSVDLRRFRVVVDELREIAAQPELQKISAGMGLGTAMVPPETAMSAAEFAEFALANVIDTAHASGTCRMGAPGEPDVVVDPDGRVQGVEGLRVADASVFPWVPRANPHLTAVLVGEKIAAAMRG; via the coding sequence ATGTACGACACCATCATCATCGGCGCCGGATCGGCGGGGGCCGCGCTCGCGGCCCGGCTGACCGAGGACGAGCAGCGGCGGGTGCTGGTGCTGGAAGCGGGCCCGGACTACCGCTCCGCCGAGACGCCGCCGGAGATCCAGGGCGTCGAACCGGGCAAGCACCGCCTCGTCGAACAGCTGGCGCACTCCCACACCTTCCCGCGGCTGCAGGCGTCGAGGTCCGCCGTGCAGGAACCGGCGAGCTACCCGCGCGGGCGCGGCGTCGGCGGGAGCTCCGCCGTGAACGGGCTGTTCGCGATCCGGCCCACCGTGGAGGACCTCGACGGCTGGGCGGCGAACGGCTGCACCGGGTGGAGCCACCGCGAGGTGCTACCGCTGCTGCGGAAGCTGGAGGACGACCAGGACTTCGGCACCGAGGCCCACCACGGCGCCGACGGCCCGATCCCGGTGCTGCGGCCGCGTCGCGAGGACTTCGCCACCGTCGACTCCGCCCTGGATCAGGTCACCGAACGCATGGGGCACCCGTGGGCGCCCGACCACAACGCGCCCGGCGCGACCGGGGTGTCGCCCTACGCCTACAACGGCAGCGGCGGGCGCCGGGTCTCCACCAACGACGCCTACCTGGAACCGGCCCGCGAACGGCCCGGCCTGCACGTCGTGGGCGGCGCGCTGGTCGACCGGATCCTGATCGGCGGCGGGCGCGCGACGGGGGTGCGGGCGATCGTCGACGGCGAGGTCACCGAGTTCCACGCCGACGAGGTCGTGGTCTCGGCCGGCGCGGTGCACTCCCCGGCGATCCTGCAGCGCTCCGGGATCGGTCCGGCCGCGGAGCTGCGTGAACTGGGCATCGAGCCCGTGGTGGACTTGCCCGTGGGGCGCGGGTTGCAGGACCACGCGGCGATGATGCTGGTCCTCGGCCTGCACGAACCGCCGGACTACCGCGGACTGCCGGCGCGCGGGCAGCTGTTCCTGCGCTTCACCACCGGAGTCGGGGAGGACGTCAACGACGGTGTGATCGCGACTCCGGGCGCGCTGGGCGAGGGAATCCCGGTCGCCGGGATCGTCGGCTGGAACAACCGGGCGAGCTCGACCGGCCGGGTGCGGCTGACCTCCACGGACCCGTCGATCGACCCGGCGGTGGAGCTGAACCTGCTCGCCGATTCCGTGGACCTGCGCCGGTTCCGCGTCGTCGTCGACGAGCTGCGCGAGATCGCCGCCCAGCCGGAACTGCAGAAGATCTCCGCCGGGATGGGGCTGGGCACGGCCATGGTCCCGCCGGAGACGGCCATGTCCGCCGCGGAGTTCGCCGAGTTCGCCCTGGCCAACGTCATCGACACCGCGCACGCCTCCGGCACCTGCCGGATGGGCGCGCCGGGAGAACCGGACGTCGTGGTGGACCCGGACGGCCGGGTGCAGGGCGTCGAAGGGCTGCGGGTGGCCGACGCGAGCGTGTTCCCGTGGGTGCCGCGCGCCAACCCGCACCTGACCGCCGTGCTCGTCGGGGAGAAGATCGCCGCCGCGATGCGGGGCTGA
- a CDS encoding alpha-hydroxy-acid oxidizing protein gives MPDEPAAGIGRDRQSAIYRDGVSGRKPAVPTDFRTLERRARRKSSARGWAYVAGGAGDGATMRANRAAFDRWSIVPRMLRDVSRRDLSVELFDRRIPAPVLFAPVGAAELIHPEADLAVAKAAAELGLPYVFSSQGCVPMEECTAAMGESPRWFQLYWSTDEELVDSLLSRAQHCGADAIVVTLDTTLLGWRPQDLNLGSLPFARGQGIAQYTSDPRFREMVRERVARGADEASDVRVTVAAIRALLSMSRRYPGSLLRNLRSPEPRAAVQTFLDTYSRPSLNWSDLATLRERTSLPILLKGVLHLDDARRAVDAGVDGIVVSNHGGRQVDGSVAALDALAEIAPVVDGELTVLFDSGIRSGADVVKALALGADAVCLGRPYLYGLALAGAEGVRAVAANVLAELDLTLGLTGHASPAELTRDALRPA, from the coding sequence ATGCCCGACGAACCCGCCGCCGGAATCGGCCGCGACCGGCAGTCCGCGATCTACCGGGACGGCGTGTCCGGGCGGAAACCCGCGGTGCCCACCGATTTCCGCACCCTGGAGCGCCGCGCGCGGCGGAAGTCCTCGGCGCGGGGCTGGGCCTACGTGGCCGGTGGCGCGGGCGACGGCGCGACGATGCGGGCGAACCGGGCCGCGTTCGACCGCTGGTCGATCGTGCCGCGCATGTTGCGGGACGTGTCCCGGCGGGACTTGAGCGTGGAGCTGTTCGACCGCCGCATCCCGGCGCCGGTGCTGTTCGCGCCCGTGGGCGCCGCCGAGCTGATCCACCCCGAGGCGGACCTGGCCGTCGCGAAGGCCGCTGCGGAGCTCGGCCTGCCGTACGTGTTCTCCAGCCAGGGCTGCGTCCCGATGGAGGAGTGCACCGCCGCGATGGGCGAGTCGCCGCGCTGGTTCCAGCTGTACTGGAGCACCGACGAGGAGCTGGTGGACAGCCTGCTGTCCCGCGCGCAGCACTGCGGGGCCGACGCGATCGTGGTCACGCTGGACACGACGCTGCTGGGGTGGCGCCCGCAGGACCTCAACCTGGGATCGCTGCCGTTCGCGCGCGGCCAGGGCATCGCCCAGTACACCTCCGACCCCCGGTTCCGCGAGATGGTGCGCGAGCGGGTCGCGCGCGGCGCGGACGAGGCCTCCGACGTGCGCGTCACGGTCGCCGCGATCCGGGCGCTGCTGTCGATGAGCCGCCGGTACCCCGGTTCGCTGCTGCGCAACCTGCGCTCCCCGGAGCCGCGCGCGGCGGTGCAGACGTTCCTCGACACCTACTCCCGGCCGTCGCTGAACTGGTCGGACCTGGCGACGCTGCGGGAACGCACATCGCTGCCGATCCTGCTCAAGGGCGTGCTGCACCTCGACGACGCGCGCCGGGCGGTGGACGCCGGGGTGGACGGGATCGTCGTGTCCAACCACGGCGGTCGCCAGGTCGACGGTTCCGTCGCGGCGCTCGACGCGCTGGCCGAGATCGCGCCGGTGGTCGACGGCGAGCTCACCGTGCTGTTCGACAGCGGCATCCGGTCCGGCGCCGACGTCGTCAAGGCGCTGGCCCTGGGCGCGGACGCGGTCTGCCTGGGCCGCCCGTACCTCTACGGACTGGCGCTGGCCGGGGCGGAGGGCGTGCGCGCGGTCGCGGCGAACGTGCTCGCCGAGCTCGACCTCACCCTCGGGCTCACCGGCCACGCCTCCCCCGCCGAGCTCACCCGCGACGCCCTCCGCCCGGCCTGA
- a CDS encoding MarR family winged helix-turn-helix transcriptional regulator: protein MTGSHQRPEPEEPADDTGVDELAQATDALFLAMRRARAAHAAEVGGLSLAQLAMVLPLATGAELPVGDLAAAAGVTLPTATRMLQQLEGKGLVSRRRSPEDERRVLITLTDAGTRALQRLRAQQRRAQARGYAVFTPEERLHLATELGRLTEVINAGYRRNRG, encoded by the coding sequence ATGACCGGCAGCCACCAGCGCCCCGAGCCCGAGGAGCCCGCCGACGACACGGGCGTCGACGAGCTCGCGCAGGCGACCGACGCCCTGTTCCTGGCCATGCGCCGCGCCCGCGCCGCGCACGCCGCCGAGGTGGGCGGGCTCTCGCTGGCCCAGCTCGCGATGGTGCTGCCGCTGGCGACCGGCGCGGAACTTCCGGTGGGCGACCTGGCCGCGGCCGCCGGGGTCACGCTGCCGACCGCGACCCGGATGCTCCAGCAGCTCGAAGGCAAAGGGCTCGTGTCCCGCCGCCGCAGCCCCGAGGACGAGCGCCGGGTGCTGATCACCCTCACCGACGCGGGAACCCGGGCGCTGCAACGACTCCGCGCCCAGCAGCGCCGGGCGCAGGCCCGCGGCTACGCGGTGTTCACCCCGGAAGAACGCCTGCACCTGGCCACCGAACTCGGACGCCTCACCGAGGTCATCAACGCGGGCTACCGCCGGAACCGCGGCTGA